The Carassius carassius chromosome 34, fCarCar2.1, whole genome shotgun sequence genome has a segment encoding these proteins:
- the LOC132115126 gene encoding uncharacterized protein LOC132115126 isoform X1: protein MNNPTPLHFYKTKGKNVCVLMLLCVPLSMMDIPGPCKHAITMDHLLQLKQLISNQLRTGCSITYTFIERKHLSVVCYVKASLPRVLELFNVHFKHVRGSGSAQAVFSIQNLILNIYSQHCIPSLNEELEEDPVAFERQYNESPVQALQRVEEVLSLYLHLITTTNTTVNWTCEQEYSSNLPPTVTQLTTSTESAVELFWQDPQGSFSDDFYRLGFIVVCICGAFLILLTAYCLLERKKLQRQLHQTRISSDWGLQVVENFEIQEDVYKMNDRWTQCGSHLSTAF, encoded by the exons ATGAACAACCCTACACCCCTTCACTTCTACAAAACTAAG GGGAAGAATGTGTGTGTTCTCATGCTACTGTGTGTTCCCCTCTCCATGATGGACATCCCGGGTCCTTGCAAACATGCCATCACTATGGACCACCTGCTTCAACTAAAACAACTG ATCAGTAACCAGTTGCGGACTGGCTGTTCAATTACATATACATTCATTGAGAGAAAACACCTG AGCGTGGTGTGTTATGTGAAGGCTTCTCTGCCAAGGGTGCTTGAACTGTTTAATGTCCACTTCAAACACGTGCGGGGCTCAGGAAGTGCTCAAGCAGTGTTCTCCATACAGAACCTCATCCTCAACATCTACTCCCAACACTGCATACCTTCACTGAACGAGGAACTGGAG GAGGACCCTGTAGCATTTGAGAGGCAATACAATGAGTCTCCTGTCCAGGCACTTCAAAGAGTCGAGGAGGTTCTGTCCCTGTACTTGCACCTCATCACAACCACAAACACTACTGTTAACTGGACCTGCGAGCAAGAGTACAGCAGCAATCTACCCCCTACCGTAACACAGCTAACCACTAGCACAg AGTCTGCGGTTGAATTATTCTGGCAAGATCCTCAGGGGTCCTTCAGCGATGATTTCTACAGACTGGGCTTCATTGTGGTCTGCATCTGTGGAGCATTTCTTATCCTACTCACTGCCTACTGCCTCCTAGAGAGAAAG AAGCTGCAGCGTCAGCTTCACCAAACAAGAATATCATCAGACTGGGG ATTACAAGTTGTCGAAAACTTTGAAATCCAAGAGGATGTAT acAAGATGAATGACCGATGGACACAGTGTGGCTCACACCTCTCCACTGCCTTCTAA
- the LOC132115126 gene encoding uncharacterized protein LOC132115126 isoform X3: protein MNNPTPLHFYKTKGKNVCVLMLLCVPLSMMDIPGPCKHAITMDHLLQLKQLISNQLRTGCSITYTFIERKHLSVVCYVKASLPRVLELFNVHFKHVRGSGSAQAVFSIQNLILNIYSQHCIPSLNEELEEDPVAFERQYNESPVQALQRVEEVLSLYLHLITTTNTTVNWTCEQEYSSNLPPTVTQLTTSTESAVELFWQDPQGSFSDDFYRLGFIVVCICGAFLILLTAYCLLERKKLQRQLHQTRISSDWGLQVVENFEIQEDTR, encoded by the exons ATGAACAACCCTACACCCCTTCACTTCTACAAAACTAAG GGGAAGAATGTGTGTGTTCTCATGCTACTGTGTGTTCCCCTCTCCATGATGGACATCCCGGGTCCTTGCAAACATGCCATCACTATGGACCACCTGCTTCAACTAAAACAACTG ATCAGTAACCAGTTGCGGACTGGCTGTTCAATTACATATACATTCATTGAGAGAAAACACCTG AGCGTGGTGTGTTATGTGAAGGCTTCTCTGCCAAGGGTGCTTGAACTGTTTAATGTCCACTTCAAACACGTGCGGGGCTCAGGAAGTGCTCAAGCAGTGTTCTCCATACAGAACCTCATCCTCAACATCTACTCCCAACACTGCATACCTTCACTGAACGAGGAACTGGAG GAGGACCCTGTAGCATTTGAGAGGCAATACAATGAGTCTCCTGTCCAGGCACTTCAAAGAGTCGAGGAGGTTCTGTCCCTGTACTTGCACCTCATCACAACCACAAACACTACTGTTAACTGGACCTGCGAGCAAGAGTACAGCAGCAATCTACCCCCTACCGTAACACAGCTAACCACTAGCACAg AGTCTGCGGTTGAATTATTCTGGCAAGATCCTCAGGGGTCCTTCAGCGATGATTTCTACAGACTGGGCTTCATTGTGGTCTGCATCTGTGGAGCATTTCTTATCCTACTCACTGCCTACTGCCTCCTAGAGAGAAAG AAGCTGCAGCGTCAGCTTCACCAAACAAGAATATCATCAGACTGGGG ATTACAAGTTGTCGAAAACTTTGAAATCCAAGAGGAT acAAGATGA
- the LOC132115126 gene encoding uncharacterized protein LOC132115126 isoform X4: MNNPTPLHFYKTKGKNVCVLMLLCVPLSMMDIPGPCKHAITMDHLLQLKQLISNQLRTGCSITYTFIERKHLSVVCYVKASLPRVLELFNVHFKHVRGSGSAQAVFSIQNLILNIYSQHCIPSLNEELEEDPVAFERQYNESPVQALQRVEEVLSLYLHLITTTNTTVNWTCEQEYSSNLPPTVTQLTTSTESAVELFWQDPQGSFSDDFYRLGFIVVCICGAFLILLTAYCLLERKKLQRQLHQTRISSDWGLQVVENFEIQEDVL, translated from the exons ATGAACAACCCTACACCCCTTCACTTCTACAAAACTAAG GGGAAGAATGTGTGTGTTCTCATGCTACTGTGTGTTCCCCTCTCCATGATGGACATCCCGGGTCCTTGCAAACATGCCATCACTATGGACCACCTGCTTCAACTAAAACAACTG ATCAGTAACCAGTTGCGGACTGGCTGTTCAATTACATATACATTCATTGAGAGAAAACACCTG AGCGTGGTGTGTTATGTGAAGGCTTCTCTGCCAAGGGTGCTTGAACTGTTTAATGTCCACTTCAAACACGTGCGGGGCTCAGGAAGTGCTCAAGCAGTGTTCTCCATACAGAACCTCATCCTCAACATCTACTCCCAACACTGCATACCTTCACTGAACGAGGAACTGGAG GAGGACCCTGTAGCATTTGAGAGGCAATACAATGAGTCTCCTGTCCAGGCACTTCAAAGAGTCGAGGAGGTTCTGTCCCTGTACTTGCACCTCATCACAACCACAAACACTACTGTTAACTGGACCTGCGAGCAAGAGTACAGCAGCAATCTACCCCCTACCGTAACACAGCTAACCACTAGCACAg AGTCTGCGGTTGAATTATTCTGGCAAGATCCTCAGGGGTCCTTCAGCGATGATTTCTACAGACTGGGCTTCATTGTGGTCTGCATCTGTGGAGCATTTCTTATCCTACTCACTGCCTACTGCCTCCTAGAGAGAAAG AAGCTGCAGCGTCAGCTTCACCAAACAAGAATATCATCAGACTGGGG ATTACAAGTTGTCGAAAACTTTGAAATCCAAGAGGATGTAT
- the LOC132115126 gene encoding uncharacterized protein LOC132115126 isoform X2, giving the protein MNNPTPLHFYKTKGKNVCVLMLLCVPLSMMDIPGPCKHAITMDHLLQLKQLISNQLRTGCSITYTFIERKHLSVVCYVKASLPRVLELFNVHFKHVRGSGSAQAVFSIQNLILNIYSQHCIPSLNEELEEDPVAFERQYNESPVQALQRVEEVLSLYLHLITTTNTTVNWTCEQEYSSNLPPTVTQLTTSTESAVELFWQDPQGSFSDDFYRLGFIVVCICGAFLILLTAYCLLERKKLQRQLHQTRISSDWGLQVVENFEIQEDCDGALSCIKTAG; this is encoded by the exons ATGAACAACCCTACACCCCTTCACTTCTACAAAACTAAG GGGAAGAATGTGTGTGTTCTCATGCTACTGTGTGTTCCCCTCTCCATGATGGACATCCCGGGTCCTTGCAAACATGCCATCACTATGGACCACCTGCTTCAACTAAAACAACTG ATCAGTAACCAGTTGCGGACTGGCTGTTCAATTACATATACATTCATTGAGAGAAAACACCTG AGCGTGGTGTGTTATGTGAAGGCTTCTCTGCCAAGGGTGCTTGAACTGTTTAATGTCCACTTCAAACACGTGCGGGGCTCAGGAAGTGCTCAAGCAGTGTTCTCCATACAGAACCTCATCCTCAACATCTACTCCCAACACTGCATACCTTCACTGAACGAGGAACTGGAG GAGGACCCTGTAGCATTTGAGAGGCAATACAATGAGTCTCCTGTCCAGGCACTTCAAAGAGTCGAGGAGGTTCTGTCCCTGTACTTGCACCTCATCACAACCACAAACACTACTGTTAACTGGACCTGCGAGCAAGAGTACAGCAGCAATCTACCCCCTACCGTAACACAGCTAACCACTAGCACAg AGTCTGCGGTTGAATTATTCTGGCAAGATCCTCAGGGGTCCTTCAGCGATGATTTCTACAGACTGGGCTTCATTGTGGTCTGCATCTGTGGAGCATTTCTTATCCTACTCACTGCCTACTGCCTCCTAGAGAGAAAG AAGCTGCAGCGTCAGCTTCACCAAACAAGAATATCATCAGACTGGGG ATTACAAGTTGTCGAAAACTTTGAAATCCAAGAGGAT
- the LOC132115128 gene encoding renin-like isoform X1: protein MKCFDPSVRMNVHCLALLVLSLSATSVQALCRVKLKKMPSIRETLKEMGVTPAQVFSEMMPKYDGPSSKNGTAPTPLINYLDTQYYGEISIGSPPQMFNVVFDTGSANLWIPSYSCSPLYTACLTHNRYDASKSVTYIYNGTGFSIQYTSGYVRGFLSKDVVVVGGIPVMQVFAEATALPAIPFIFAKFDGVLGMGYPDVAIDGITPVFDQIMSQHVLKQNVFSVYYSRDPKQIPGGELVLGGTDPNYHTGSFHYMNTKEKGKWEVVMKGVSVGADMLFCMEGCSAVIDTGSSYISGPASSISILMKTIGAVELAEGGYTVNCNLVKLLPTVAFHLGGEEYSLTEEDYILWQSEFGEDICTVTFKALDVPPPIGPIWILGANFIARYYTEFDRGNNRIGFAQAI, encoded by the exons ATGAAGTGCTTCGATCCATCTGTAAGAATGAACGTGCACTGCTTGGCTCTTCTGGTTTTGTCACTCTCAGCAACAAGTGTACAGGCCTTATGCAG GGTAAAACTGAAGAAAATGCCCTCCATACGAGAAACCCTGAAGGAAATGGGTGTCACCCCAGCGCAAGTGTTTTCTGAAATGATGCCAAAATATGATGGACCGTCATCCAAAAACGGCACAGCTCCAACACCTCTGATCAACTACTTAGAT ACTCAGTACTACGGTGAGATTAGTATCGGCTCACCACCTCAGATGTTCAATGTTGTTTTTGACACGGGTTCTGCCAACCTCTGGATTCCTTCATACAGCTGTTCTCCTTTATACACAGCCTGCC TCACACACAACAGGTACGATGCTTCCAAATCCGTCACATATATCTACAACGGCACGGGATTCTCCATCCAGTACACTTCTGGATATGTCCGGGGATTTCTGAGCAAGGATGTGGTTGTA GTGGGTGGTATCCCAGTGATGCAGGTTTTTGCAGAGGCCACAGCTCTTCCTGCGATCCCGTTCATCTTTGCCAAGTTTGATGGAGTGTTAGGGATGGGATATCCAGATGTAGCCATCGATGGGATTACACCTGTGTTTGATCAGATCATGTCTCAACACGTTCTGAAGCAGAACGTCTTCTCTGTGTACTACAGCAG AGACCCAAAACAAATCCCTGGTGGAGAACTGGTGCTGGGGGGCACAGACCCGAACTACCACACTGGATCCTTCCACTATATGAATACCAAAGAGAAAGGCAAGTGGGAGGTCGTTATGAAGGG agtGTCTGTGGGTGCAGATATGTTGTTTTGCATGGAAGGCTGCAGTGCTGTGATTGATACAGGCTCCTCCTACATCTCAGGCCCCGCCTCCTCCATTTCAATTCTGATGAAAACAATCGGTGCCGTTGAACTGGCAGAAGGAGGG TACACTGTAAACTGCAATCTAGTCAAGTTGTTGCCCACTGTGGCTTTTCATCTTGGTGGTGAGGAATATTCTCTCACAGAAGAGGACTATATTCTCTGG CAGTCTGAGTTTGGGGAGGACATCTGCACTGTGACATTCAAAGCGTTGGACGTGCCGCCCCCTATTGGTCCCATCTGGATATTGGGGGCAAACTTCATAGCTCGATACTATACAGAGTTTGATCGGGGAAATAATCGCATTGGCTTTGCTCAGGCTATCTGA
- the LOC132115128 gene encoding renin-like isoform X2, with the protein MKCFDPSVRMNVHCLALLVLSLSATSVQALCRVKLKKMPSIRETLKEMGVTPAQVFSEMMPKYDGPSSKNGTAPTPLINYLDTQYYGEISIGSPPQMFNVVFDTGSANLWIPSYSCSPLYTACLTHNRYDASKSVTYIYNGTGFSIQYTSGYVRGFLSKDVVVVGGIPVMQVFAEATALPAIPFIFAKFDGVLGMGYPDVAIDGITPVFDQIMSQHVLKQNVFSVYYSRDPKQIPGGELVLGGTDPNYHTGSFHYMNTKEKGKWEVVMKGVSVGADMLFCMEGCSAVIDTGSSYISGPASSISILMKTIGAVELAEGGYTVNCNLVKLLPTVAFHLGGEEYSLTEEDYILWSEFGEDICTVTFKALDVPPPIGPIWILGANFIARYYTEFDRGNNRIGFAQAI; encoded by the exons ATGAAGTGCTTCGATCCATCTGTAAGAATGAACGTGCACTGCTTGGCTCTTCTGGTTTTGTCACTCTCAGCAACAAGTGTACAGGCCTTATGCAG GGTAAAACTGAAGAAAATGCCCTCCATACGAGAAACCCTGAAGGAAATGGGTGTCACCCCAGCGCAAGTGTTTTCTGAAATGATGCCAAAATATGATGGACCGTCATCCAAAAACGGCACAGCTCCAACACCTCTGATCAACTACTTAGAT ACTCAGTACTACGGTGAGATTAGTATCGGCTCACCACCTCAGATGTTCAATGTTGTTTTTGACACGGGTTCTGCCAACCTCTGGATTCCTTCATACAGCTGTTCTCCTTTATACACAGCCTGCC TCACACACAACAGGTACGATGCTTCCAAATCCGTCACATATATCTACAACGGCACGGGATTCTCCATCCAGTACACTTCTGGATATGTCCGGGGATTTCTGAGCAAGGATGTGGTTGTA GTGGGTGGTATCCCAGTGATGCAGGTTTTTGCAGAGGCCACAGCTCTTCCTGCGATCCCGTTCATCTTTGCCAAGTTTGATGGAGTGTTAGGGATGGGATATCCAGATGTAGCCATCGATGGGATTACACCTGTGTTTGATCAGATCATGTCTCAACACGTTCTGAAGCAGAACGTCTTCTCTGTGTACTACAGCAG AGACCCAAAACAAATCCCTGGTGGAGAACTGGTGCTGGGGGGCACAGACCCGAACTACCACACTGGATCCTTCCACTATATGAATACCAAAGAGAAAGGCAAGTGGGAGGTCGTTATGAAGGG agtGTCTGTGGGTGCAGATATGTTGTTTTGCATGGAAGGCTGCAGTGCTGTGATTGATACAGGCTCCTCCTACATCTCAGGCCCCGCCTCCTCCATTTCAATTCTGATGAAAACAATCGGTGCCGTTGAACTGGCAGAAGGAGGG TACACTGTAAACTGCAATCTAGTCAAGTTGTTGCCCACTGTGGCTTTTCATCTTGGTGGTGAGGAATATTCTCTCACAGAAGAGGACTATATTCTCTGG TCTGAGTTTGGGGAGGACATCTGCACTGTGACATTCAAAGCGTTGGACGTGCCGCCCCCTATTGGTCCCATCTGGATATTGGGGGCAAACTTCATAGCTCGATACTATACAGAGTTTGATCGGGGAAATAATCGCATTGGCTTTGCTCAGGCTATCTGA
- the LOC132115457 gene encoding protein bicaudal D homolog 2-like yields MLEDRDGEMEGIGGGGDGELQAEVDRLTAELQEANEEKLQAARYGLAVLEESAALKIKHSQLEEEHEALKMEVQQLREALTDSVSSHKRTAADGESREERLLQESATKEAAMGIRMDELQTELKQARVMLANASAENDRLAGLSTQLKKECECLEVEKTQMREEMKEYKTREVQQLQDNSELEEENISLQKQVSVLKENQVEFESLKLELTHKDEELELMRAQLEEAGRLREIAECQLDEALEALKEEREQKNSLRREIAALTLNPFDSVGHFEVQLDDSRDGEKEKEAGEEEEEMDSGYNNSNGMERNRCSTPRNSDVFLRPQAPGLVADLLSELHLSDSQKLKQQMLQVEREKATLSSTVHDLQRQLTQSKEALSEQQLKMDQLTQRLETLQSMALKSPAERENGMSTPPRPLQNQEAENSISYYEVDAKSTEVLECRMQAANEELVHLHEELKDAGERSKALEERYKQEKERWRGEAQELADKIRQCITASRQDQERIGQLEREIGATRQVATDSEGHLSAAQEELLAFSEELANLYHHVCVCNNLTPSRVTLDYYREGAQAGRTHNHSQTHNSRGSLRRHRRSGEVLDLGSRASGDTSPSCGSCPGSPTLDFRDPNNVRSLVAIIRCQIKHLQVAVDLCRQRNLLSSPAAGESSESDRDTEALIEEVLKLKSLLSTKREQIATLRTVLKANKQTAELAYTTLKTKYETEKSMVTETMKKLRNELKALKEDAATFSSLRVMFASRCDQYVTQLDEMQRQLAAAEDEKKTLNSLLRMAIQQKLALTQRLEDLEGPLSPLRNGGSPRHTRNKHLTKSGRAPRSPMRSSPCSSPVLVPAGPQNISSHMRALSRSLHCSPMKTSCVSLCAPVLMDHVYEHFMQTCPSILLLIRPHLTGSLVMSLVPLL; encoded by the exons ATGCTGGAGGACAGAGATGGAGAGATGGAGGGGAtcggaggaggaggagatgggGAGCTCCAAGCGGAGGTGGACAGGCTGACGGCAGAGCTCCAGGAAGCCAATGAGGAGAAGTTACAGGCTGCACGGTATGGCCTTGCCGTTCTAGAGGAGAGTGCTGCGCTGAAGATCAAACACAGCCAGCTGGAGGAAGAACATGAAGCCCTGAAGATGGAAGTGCAACAGCTCAGAGAG GCTCTAACAGACTCTGTGAGCAGTCACAAGCGTACAGCTGCAGATGGGGAAAGTCGAGAagagaggctcctgcaggagtCGGCCACTAAAGAGGCAGCCATGGGGATCCGCATGGATGAGCTGCAGACAGAGCTTAAACAGGCCCGTGTCATGCTGGCCAATGCCTCAGCTGAAAATGACAGACTGGCCGGCCTTTCCACCCAGCTGAAGAAG GAGTGTGAGTGTTTGGAGGTGGAGAAGACCCAGATGAGAGAGGAGATGAAGGAGTACAAGACTCGAGAGGTGCAGCAGCTTCAGGACAACAGTGAGCTGGAGGAGGAGAACATCTCCCTGCAGAAACAAGTCTCAGTGCTTAAGGAGAACCAG GTGGAGTTTGAGTCCCTGAAGTTGGAGTTGACCCATAAAGACGAGGAGCTGGAGCTGATGAGGGCACAGCTGGAAGAGGCTGGGCGTTTGAGGGAGATCGCAGAGTGTCAGCTGGACGAGGCACTCGAGGCCCTGAAAGAGGAGAGGGAGCAGAAGAACAGCCTGAGACGAGAGATCGCCGCCCTTACCCTCAACCCCTTTGACTCTGTTGGCCACTTTGAGGTACAGCTAGATGACAGCCgggatggagagaaagagaaggaggcgggagaggaggaggaggagatggaCAGTGGGTATAACAACTCCAACGGAATGGAGAGAAACAGGTGCTCCACACCCAGAAACAGCGATGTGTTCCTCAGACCTCAGGCGCCCGGGCTGGTGGCCGACCTGCTGAGTGAGCTGCACCTGTCAGACAGCCAGAAACTCAAGCAGCAGATGCTGCAG gtggagagagagaaagccaCACTAAGCAGCACTGTGCATGATCTCCAGCGGCAGTTAACCCAGTCTAAAGAAGCTCTCAGTGAGCAACAGCTGAAGATGGATCAGCTGACCCAGCGTTTGGAGACCCTTCAGAGTATGGCCTTGAAAAGTCCTGCTGAACGAGAGAATGGAATGAGCACGCCTCCCAGGCCTCTTCAGAACCAAGAAGCTGAAAATAGCATCAGCTACTATGAAGTGGATGCAAAAAGCACAGAGGTGTTAGAGTGCCGTATGCAAGCGGCAAATGAGGAGCTTGTGCATCTGCACGAGGAGCTGAAAGATGCTGGCGAACGCTCCAAAGCTCTGGAGGAGCGCTACAAGCAGGAGAAAGAGCGCTGGAGGGGTGAGGCACAGGAACTCGCTGATAAAATACGACAGTGTATCACTGCTAGCCGACAGGACCAGGAGCGAATAGGACAGTTGGAACGGGAGATTGGTGCCACGCGGCAGGTCGCCACTGACTCTGAAGGCCACCTCAGTGCTGCGCAGGAGGAGCTTCTGGCCTTCTCTGAGGAGCTGGCCAACCTTTAccatcatgtgtgtgtttgtaacaaCCTCACACCCAGCCGCGTTACACTGGATTACTACCGCGAGGGAGCACAAGCTGGGAGAACGCACAACCATTCACAGACACACAACTCTCGCGGATCCCTCCGCAGACACAGACGGTCGGGTGAAGTGCTGGACCTGGGCAGCAGAGCGAGTGGAGACACATCACCTAGCTGCGGGAGTTGTCCAGGGTCTCCTACACTAGACTTCAGGGACCCAAACAATGTGCGCAGTCTGGTAGCTATCATACGCTGCCAGATTAAACATCTACAG GTGGCGGTGGACCTGTGCAGGCAGCGTAACCTGTTGTCTTCTCCAGCAGCAGGAGAGAGCAGTGAGTCCGACCGGGACACAGAGGCACTGATTGAGGAAGTGTTGAAGCTCAAGTCCCTCCTGAGCACCAAGAGAGAGCAGATAGCCACCCTCAGAACTGTCCTAAAGGCCAATAAACAG ACAGCTGAGCTGGCTTATACCACCCTGAAGACAAAGTACGAGACTGAGAAGAGTATGGTGACCGAGACGATGAAGAAGCTGAGAAATGAACTGAAGGCCCTGAAGGAGGATGCAGCTACCTTCTCCTCGCTTCGGGTCATGTTCGCAAGCAG ATGTGACCAGTACGTTACTCAGTTAGATGAGATGCAGAGACAGCTCGCCGCCGCTGAGGATGAGAAAAAGACGCTCAACTCTCTCCTCCGCATGGCCATTCAGCAGAAGCTGGCCCTGACCCAGCGGCTGGAGGACCTGGAGGGCCCTCTGTCCCCGCTCCGTAACGGTGGCAGCCCACGGCACACCCGAAACAAACATCTGACCAAATCAGGCCGAGCCCCGCGGAGCCCCATGAGAAGCAGTCCATGCTCCAGTCCAGTGCTAGTGCCTGCCGGCCCGCAGAACATCAGCAGCCACATGAGGGCGCTCTCACGCAGCCTTCACTGCAGCCCT